A single region of the Salvia miltiorrhiza cultivar Shanhuang (shh) chromosome 8, IMPLAD_Smil_shh, whole genome shotgun sequence genome encodes:
- the LOC130997468 gene encoding probable pectinesterase/pectinesterase inhibitor 58, which produces MGQDAPKKIAIIAVSSLLLVALVVGLLFVSHDGSDNKSKVKTSSSQKAITAICQTTDYKETCFKSLNGHNSSDPKELIQASMQATIDYIKATLHNTTALKQAQTDPRARAALDACGELGNRAIDDLNRSFSKFSQFDITNVDDILLELKTWISGAMTHQETCLDGFEKLHSDAGARMKDLLTISMQMTSNALAMVAEISTFLESMGVQGYQQTSSSSRRRRRLLFQEDLVVAEHGSWVDAEKRRLLAVEAAKIRPNIVVAKDGSGKFKTINEALHHIPKHSNKTFVLYIKEGIYAEQVQINTTYTHLMIIGDGPTKTRITGSLNFVDGVGTYQTATVAVQGDDFIARDIAFENSAGAAKLQAVALRASSDKSIYYNCHIEAYQDTLYTHAYRQFYKDCLISGTIDFIFGDSAAIFQGCTMLFRKPLDNQQNIITAQGRLDVRQPTALVLQNCTFKADAELQAVKNKIKSYLGRPWKEYSRTIIMESFLDDFIHPEGWMPWDKTFAFETLFYTEFNNRGPASPKAQRVKWPGVKEVPPNRIKRFTAAEFLDGNRWIPQHRVPYAAGFIFPVPKEDPNIKYSPISTEETKDLGSIAERKKKSDSNNSNNNKGNGGTPTHPPASPSPPSLTTTPTQTPATPIAASPSYTPQSSIAAPPTLAQQVPSGSVVSPSSLEVGVGSDASAPIGSWNIETGELIIDLSPAPAPAPTPSSDTSEPPSLSPALSPSATSPATTPVPTLSPMAASPSITPVLALSPLAASSAITPSRAPASSPQSSAPIMPSLSPKGNPTSTHLSNAVAPSPSGGLAPPPRKATTASPTGAPQFQLSPQTTQAPTLTGAL; this is translated from the exons ATGGGTCAAGATGCGCCGAAAAAAATTGCAATAATTGCGGTGAGTTCTCTTCTCCTGGTGGCGCTGGTGGTGGGCCTGCTATTCGTAAGCCACGACGGGAGCGACAACAAATCGAAGGTGAAAACATCATCTTCGCAGAAGGCCATCACGGCCATCTGCCAAACCACAGATTATAAAGAGACTTGCTTCAAAAGCCTTAACGGCCACAACAGCAGCGACCCCAAAGAGCTGATCCAAGCGTCCATGCAGGCCACCATCGATTACATCAAGGCCACTCTCCATAACACCACCGCCCTCAAACAAGCTCAGACCGATCCCCGCGCCCGAGCCGCCCTCGACGCATGCGGCGAGCTCGGAAACCGCGCCATCGACGACCTCAACAGATCATTCTCCAAGTTCAGCCAGTTCGACATCACCAACGTCGACGACATCCTCTTGGAGCTGAAGACTTGGATTAGTGGCGCCATGACGCACCAAGAGACTTGCCTTGATGGCTTCGAAAAACTCCATAGTGACGCTGGAGCAAGAATGAAGGACTTACTCACCATCTCCATGCAAATGACTAGCAACGCGCTTGCTATGGTTGCTGAGATATCTACATTTCTAGAGTCCATGGGCGTCCAAGGCTACCAACAGACTAGTAGTAGTAGTCGTCGCCGTCGCCGTCTTCTCTTCCAAGAAGACCTTGTGGTGGCGGAGCACGGCAGCTGGGTGGATGCTGAGAAGCGTAGGCTCCTTGCCGTCGAAGCAGCCAAGATTAGGCCGAACATCGTCGTGGCCAAGGATGGCAGTGGCAAGTTCAAAACAATCAATGAAGCTCTCCACCACATCCCTAAACATAGTAATAAAACATTCGTTCTCTACATCAAAGAGGGGATTTACGCAGAGCAGGTACAAATCAACACCACCTATACACACCTCATGATCATCGGCGATGGCCCCACCAAGACCAGGATCACTGGAAGCTTGAACTTCGTCGACGGAGTCGGCACCTACCAAACTGCAACTGTCG CTGTACAAGGGGATGATTTCATAGCTCGAGACATAGCTTTCGAGAACTCAGCTGGGGCTGCAAAGCTCCAGGCCGTAGCGCTACGCGCGAGCTCAGACAAGTCGATCTACTACAACTGCCACATAGAAGCTTACCAAGACACCCTCTACACGCACGCCTATCGTCAGTTCTATAAAGACTGCCTTATCTCGGGCACAATCGACTTCATCTTTGGCGATAGCGCTGCCATTTTTCAAGGGTGCACAATGTTATTTCGAAAGCCGTTGGACAACCAACAAAACATCATAACCGCTCAAGGTAGGTTGGACGTGCGGCAGCCGACGGCGCTGGTCCTTCAAAACTGCACATTCAAAGCAGACGCGGAGCTGCAGGCAGTTAAGAACAAGATCAAGTCGTACCTGGGCAGGCCATGGAAGGAATACTCAAGGACCATCATCATGGAGTCGTTTCTCGACGATTTCATCCATCCGGAAGGATGGATGCCTTGGGACAAGACCTTCGCCTTTGAAACCCTCTTTTACACTGAATTTAACAACAGAGGCCCAGCTTCGCCCAAGGCGCAACGCGTCAAATGGCCCGGCGTCAAGGAGGTGCCGCCCAATCGTATTAAGCGTTTTACCGCTGCAGAGTTTCTCGACGGCAACCGATGGATACCTCAACATAGAGTGCCTTATGCGGCGGGATTCATCTTTCCTGTGCCTAAGGAAGATCCTAACATTAAGTACTCACCCATCTCGACGGAGGAGACGAAAGATTTGGGATCAATAgctgaaagaaaaaagaaatccGATTCTAATAACTCTAACAATAACAAAGGAAACGGTGGAACTCCAACTCATCCACCTGCATCTCCATCTCCACCTTCTTTGACTACGACTCCAACTCAGACCCCTGCTACTCCTATTGCCGCTTCTCCTAGTTACACTCCACAGTCAAGCATAGCAGCTCCACCGACACTTGCACAACAAGTACCTAGTGGAAGCGTCGTTTCTCCTTCATCTCTCGAAGTTGGCGTTGGCTCAGACGCCTCGGCTCCTATTGGTAGCTGGAATATAGAAACTGGGGAGTTGATTATAGATCTCTCTCCAGCTCCAGCTCCAGCTCCTACTCCAAGTTCGGATACATCAGAACCTCCAAGTCTCTCTCCTGCTTTGAGTCCATCTGCCACGTCTCCAGCAACCACTCCAGTTCCGACTTTAAGTCCGATGGCCGCATCACCTAGCATCACTCCAGTTTTGGCTTTGAGTCCGCTGGCTGCATCATCGGCCATCACTCCAAGCCGTGCTCCAGCGTCGTCTCCTCAATCGAGTGCACCTATTATGCCATCTCTATCTCCTAAGGGCAATCCGACTTCAACGCATCTGTCAAATGCAGTTGCTCCTTCACCTAGTGGTGGTTTGGCGCCGCCTCCTCGGAAAGCTACGACTGCTTCTCCGACTGGCGCTCCTCAGTTTCAGTTATCACCACAGACCACTCAAGCTCCTACTCTTACTGGTGCATTGTAG
- the LOC130997469 gene encoding uncharacterized protein LOC130997469 isoform X2, producing the protein MALKPSMPSSSLIDQQVFPGDVVLDLSKITSQTIKLGGGLRQDGDVISVVKAGMLRFSKPNKYWVESSHKRYVPSAGDNVLGIVVDARSDNFFVDIKGPMLAFLPVLAFEGGTRRNIPKFEMGTLLYVRVVKADTGMNPELSCMDATGKAAEYGPLKDGFMFETSTGLSRTLLSSPTSPVLETLGKKIAFEIAVGLNGRVWVNASTPSIIVLVSNTIIQTESMSPTQQKIRVESLLQKMQQ; encoded by the exons ATGGCATTGAAGCCCTCAATGCCTTCTTCGAGCCTTATTGATCAACAAGTG TTTCCAGGAGATGTGGTACTGGACCTCTCCAAAATAACTAGTCAAACCATCAAGCTTGGTGGTGGCCTCCGTCAG GATGGTGATGTAATATCTGTTGTGAAAGCCGGAATGCTGAGATTCTCAAAACCAAACAAGTATTGGGTTGAAAGCTCCCACAAACGG TATGTGCCTAGTGCTGGGGATAATGTTCTTGGTATAGTGGTTGATGCAAGGTCTGAT aatttttttgtggatataAAAGGTCCCATGCTAGCCTTTCTGCCAGTGCTTGCTTTTGAAGGTGGAACCAGGAGAAATATTCCCAAGTTTGAG ATGGGCACTTTGTTGTATGTCCGAGTTGTCAAGGCAGATACCGGCATGAACCCTGAGTTGTCCTGCATGGATG CCACTGGGAAAGCGGCAGAGTATGGTCCCCTTAAAGACGGGTTCATGTTTGAAACGTCAACTGGATTATCAAGAAC gttgctgagctctccaactaGTCCTGTTCTTGAGACTCTTGGGAAAAAGATTGCTTTTGAGATTGCAGTTGGCTTGAATGGCAGGGTTTGG GTGAATGCTTCTACTCCATCAATTATTGTACTAGTTTCAAATACAATCATACAAACGGAGTCGATGAGCCCTACACAACAAAAAATCAGGGTGGAAAGCTTGCTCCAGAAAATGCAGCAATGA
- the LOC130997469 gene encoding uncharacterized protein LOC130997469 isoform X1 produces the protein MALKPSMPSSSLIDQQVFPGDVVLDLSKITSQTIKLGGGLRQDGDVISVVKAGMLRFSKPNKYWVESSHKRYVPSAGDNVLGIVVDARSDNFFVDIKGPMLAFLPVLAFEGGTRRNIPKFEMGTLLYVRVVKADTGMNPELSCMDATGKAAEYGPLKDGFMFETSTGLSRTLLSSPTSPVLETLGKKIAFEIAVGLNGRVWVSLMFIYVALINFYPLHVFVICLGECFYSINYCTSFKYNHTNGVDEPYTTKNQGGKLAPENAAMNENAHHMILP, from the exons ATGGCATTGAAGCCCTCAATGCCTTCTTCGAGCCTTATTGATCAACAAGTG TTTCCAGGAGATGTGGTACTGGACCTCTCCAAAATAACTAGTCAAACCATCAAGCTTGGTGGTGGCCTCCGTCAG GATGGTGATGTAATATCTGTTGTGAAAGCCGGAATGCTGAGATTCTCAAAACCAAACAAGTATTGGGTTGAAAGCTCCCACAAACGG TATGTGCCTAGTGCTGGGGATAATGTTCTTGGTATAGTGGTTGATGCAAGGTCTGAT aatttttttgtggatataAAAGGTCCCATGCTAGCCTTTCTGCCAGTGCTTGCTTTTGAAGGTGGAACCAGGAGAAATATTCCCAAGTTTGAG ATGGGCACTTTGTTGTATGTCCGAGTTGTCAAGGCAGATACCGGCATGAACCCTGAGTTGTCCTGCATGGATG CCACTGGGAAAGCGGCAGAGTATGGTCCCCTTAAAGACGGGTTCATGTTTGAAACGTCAACTGGATTATCAAGAAC gttgctgagctctccaactaGTCCTGTTCTTGAGACTCTTGGGAAAAAGATTGCTTTTGAGATTGCAGTTGGCTTGAATGGCAGGGTTTGGGTAAGCCTCATGTTTATTTATGTCGCTCTTATAAACTTTTATCCACTTCATGTATTTGTTATTTGTTTAGGTGAATGCTTCTACTCCATCAATTATTGTACTAGTTTCAAATACAATCATACAAACGGAGTCGATGAGCCCTACACAACAAAAAATCAGGGTGGAAAGCTTGCTCCAGAAAATGCAGCAATGAACGAAAATGCACATCATATGATTTtgccttaa